From Candidatus Hydrogenedentota bacterium:
GTCATGAGCTGGTAGCCGAGGATGCGCGCCGACCCCACCGCAATGTCCGAGTAGCCGGAAAAATCGCAGTAGATTTGGAAAGCGAAACCTACCGTGGCCAGCAGCAGCATGAGCGACGTCGCACCCGCCACGTCGTTGTAAACGGGATCGACAAACATAGCCAGGCGATCGGCCACAACCACTTTCTTGAACAAGCCCCAGAGAATGTAGCGCAGCCCAATGATGGCTCGGCCGTGATCGAAATCGTGGTTGCAGCGGAACTGCGGAAGGAGATTCTCCGAGCGTTCGATCGGCCCCGCAACAAGTTGCGGAAAGAACGCCACGTACAGCGCGAAGATGCCCGGATGCCGCTCAGGCGGGTGTGTTCCTTTGAAAACCTCGAATGTGTAGCTCAGGGTCTGAAAGGTGTAGAAGGAGATGCCCACGGGCAAAATGACATCGAGACCCGGCATCGTGTATTCCCAGCCCAGCCATTGCGCGGCTTGGTGGACGGACGTGTTGAAGAAATTGTAGTACTTGAACGCAAACAGCAGGCTGAAATTGCATCCGATACTTGCCAACAAAGCCCCAATACGGACTCGCCGGTTCGCTGTCAGCCCCATGATGAGACCGGCGGCGTAATCCACGGCTGTCGAGGCTACGATAAGAATCAGATACTCGGGCTTCCATGCGGCATAGAAGTAGTAACTCGCCAGGAGCAGCAGAATCCATCGCCAACGGTACGGCAAAGCGAAATACAGTGCGCACACGCATGGCAAGAAAATCAGAAACTCGACCGAATTGAAAAGCACGGCCTCGCCTTCCCCTATAGCGCGGCGCCGCGGTCAAACGGCTGCCACAATTTATCATCCGGGTGATGATACACTGATCTAGGTGGATCTACATGTTTAAATATGGATATAGAATAATAACGCCTTAAAGAAATTTCAACTGTCTTTGTGCCACTGTCTTTGTGCCATTTTCCCTGCGCAACTGTCCTTGTGCTCGCCGGCGAGGATATGCCATCGTAGCCAGGCTGCCCGGATTCGCAACCACACGGAAACGAGTGTCTGCCCCCCTCGCCATTTCCTGCGCAAACCACAAAGCGGGCCACTATTGGGTCCGAGCGAAGAGACAGGACTGCCCATGCAGATGGCACACCTGGGGTTAGGAGTCGTTCTTGCCGCGATCGTTGTGGCCGGCAAGAGCAGTCCGGCATGGGCGGATAGCTCACAGGCCTCCCCCGGATGGCGGGTCGAGGAGGGATGTCTGGTCCGCGGCGCCACAGCCCGGCCGGCCGATGGGTTCGCGCCCAACATCTGTATCGCAAAGCATGGGCCGGTGCTGAACCCCGCCGGACCGGCCCGTATCGCGACCCGGGCAGCATCGTACGGAGGGTTCCAGACCATCTACACGACCGGGAACGGCGAAGCCTGGCGGCTCCCGTATCTCCGCATGGTCAGCACCCCCAGTGGACGGTGCCTCTGCTTTTCGGGAAACGAGAAATCCTGTCAGCCGCTGCCGGGCCAGGCGCCGGCTCTCGCGCAACCGGGCCAGAACGCCCCATCACTCCCGAAAAAACGCTTCCAGCTGCGTGAACACCTCGTGGGTGGCGGGGCGGCGGCGCACGGTGCGCACGTCATACAGTTTCTCGGTTTGTTTGATCATCTGGTCGAGACGGGCATCTTCGTTTACCAGCAACCAGATGTGGCTGAGGGACCCGTCGCCGAAAGCCATGCACAAAATGCCCTCGACGTTGTAGGCCCGGCGCGAGAACAGTCCGCACACGTGCGACATCACGCCCGGATGGTTTCTGACCGTCAATTCCAGCACCGTGCGCGGTAATGCCGAGATGGCCGTTGATTCCGTTGCGATACTCATGTTCTTTCACCTCTATGTGCGCTGATGGTCCGTCCAATTCCCTCATTCAAGCCGGCATGGGTTCCGACGCGAGCATGTCGCGGTTCGCGGCGCCCGGCGGCACCATCGGATACACTTTCTGGTTCACGTCGATAGGCGCATGGATCAGACACGGCCCCGCCGCCGCCAGCGCTTCCGCAAGCACACCCGCCGGGTCCCGCGCCGTCCCCAGATCAGCGGACCGCATGCCGAACCCTCGCGCGACCGCGCAGAAATCGGTTGCCACGCGGTAATCGGATGCGAAAATCCGGTGTCCGTAGAAGAGATCCTGTTGTTGATGCACCAGGCCCAGTGACCTGTTGTCCATGACAATGATCTTGACGTTCACGTTCTCTTCAACGGCGGTCACCAGTTCCTGGACGTTCATCAACAGGCTGCCGTCGCCGCTGAAACACACCACGCGCCGCCCGGGGCAGGCCAGCGACGCGCCGATAGCAGCAGGCAGCCCGAAACCCATGGTGCCCAGTCCGCCCGACGTCAGCCATTGCCGCGGACGNNNNNNNNNNNNNNNNNNNNNNNNNNNNNNNNNNNNNNNNNNNNNNNNNNNNNNNNNNNNNNNNNNNNNNNNNNNNNNNNNNNNNNNNNNNNNNNNNNNNAAGTTTGTAGACCGCGCCGCGTGCATGCCCAGCATGCCGAGCGACAGAGGATGATCAACCGGCATCGTCCCCAGCCCCATCAGCGTCATCGTCGTCGGGATCGAAGCCTTCTCCGCGAGCTGAACGGCCAGCGCGGCCGCGCCGGCGTGCACGACCCCGCCGCCGAGATACAGAACCGGCCTCTCGGCCCCGTTGATAAGCCCGGCAGCGCGCTCAACCGCCGCCGCAGCGAAGTCAGGGGGACTGTCCGCCGCCGCTGGTTCCGGCCAGCGCTCAAACGAAACGGCCTCGCACTGCACGTCTTTGGGCACGTCAACCAGAACAGGCCCGGGCCGTCCCGAGACGGCAATCCGAAAGGCTTCGGGAATGATCTCGAGCAGGTGCGCCGCCGAACGCACCAGGAAATTGTGCTTGGTCAGCGGAATGCTCATCCCGTAGGTGTCGACTTCCTGGAACGCGTCGGTGCCGATCATCGCCCGGGGCACCTGCCCCGTGATGCAGACGATGGGGACCGAATCCAGCTTCGCGTCGGCAAGGGCGGTCAGGGCATTGGTGGCGCCCGGGCCGGATGTTGCCAGAAACACCG
This genomic window contains:
- a CDS encoding MBOAT family protein, encoding MLFNSVEFLIFLPCVCALYFALPYRWRWILLLLASYYFYAAWKPEYLILIVASTAVDYAAGLIMGLTANRRVRIGALLASIGCNFSLLFAFKYYNFFNTSVHQAAQWLGWEYTMPGLDVILPVGISFYTFQTLSYTFEVFKGTHPPERHPGIFALYVAFFPQLVAGPIERSENLLPQFRCNHDFDHGRAIIGLRYILWGLFKKVVVADRLAMFVDPVYNDVAGATSLMLLLATVGFAFQIYCDFSGYSDIAVGSARILGYQLMTNFDRPYFATSIGDFWRRWHISLSTWFRDYVYIPLGGSRVKISRMYLNLLIVFGASGLWHGADWTFVIWGLLHAAYYISSHATRDIRATVVRATGLDKAPRLHHVLQITLTFVLVNIGWVFFRANSVKDASYVLQQMPDLVYYVFSPAAVIRELSALSENASQLAITAGATVLMLVAEHFQSKGGPPRLLTLPVLSLRWAAYAVLAAAIMNFGVVQRIPFIYFQF
- the ilvN gene encoding acetolactate synthase small subunit — encoded protein: MSIATESTAISALPRTVLELTVRNHPGVMSHVCGLFSRRAYNVEGILCMAFGDGSLSHIWLLVNEDARLDQMIKQTEKLYDVRTVRRRPATHEVFTQLEAFFRE
- a CDS encoding thiamine pyrophosphate-dependent enzyme, whose amino-acid sequence is RPRQWLTSGGLGTMGFGLPAAIGASLACPGRRVVCFSGDGSLLMNVQELVTAVEENVNVKIIVMDNRSLGLVHQQQDLFYGHRIFASDYRVATDFCAVARGFGMRSADLGTARDPAGVLAEALAAAGPCLIHAPIDVNQKVYPMVPPGAANRDMLASEPMPA
- a CDS encoding thiamine pyrophosphate-binding protein produces the protein MPTITGAELIVRMLERQGIRIVAGIPGGANLPLYDALGQSETVRHVLARHEQGAGFIAQGMARATGRPAVFLATSGPGATNALTALADAKLDSVPIVCITGQVPRAMIGTDAFQEVDTYGMSIPLTKHNFLVRSAAHLLEIIPEAFRIAVSGRPGPVLVDVPKDVQCEAVSFERWPEPAAADSPPDFAAAAVERAAGLINGAERPVLYLGGGVVHAGAAALAVQLAEKASIPTTMTLMGLGTMPVDHPLSLGMLGMHAARSTN